The following proteins come from a genomic window of Miscanthus floridulus cultivar M001 chromosome 2, ASM1932011v1, whole genome shotgun sequence:
- the LOC136535972 gene encoding uncharacterized protein, protein MIFLDSSLDGVDVAGDAVKAEISGGGASSSGRRRARARAKATAPSGPFRVLRWRRDPYLNTDAGTISPAERGEVFLLNDGSEVHMDLGDYERFLDVELTGDNNITSGKIYKSVIDKERRGDYLGKTVQIVPHITDAIQEWIKRVAMIPVDGREGPPDVCIIELGGTIGDIELRPFTEALSQFSCRAGPKNFCLVHVSLVPVINVVGEQKTKPTQYSVRCLQDLGLTPDLLACRSTTPLDKNVKEKLSQFCNVPVECIITLHDVPNIWHLPSLLKVRYGHKAILKMLGLACLAIEPKLDEWMKRTICEHLHDPVTIAVVVEHPYHANAYHSVFEAIRHASVACQRRLVVNWFPASDVEQETADKSPDLHDKAWSLLKCADGVLVPGGFGHVEGKILAAKYARENNVPYLGICLGMQVAVIEFARSNLGLKDANSGELDAGTRHPCLILMPESSETLMRVGTKRTFFRTMDCKAARLYGNAKYVDERQRHRYMVNPEMVDKLECAGVSFVGMDETGQRMEIVELPSHPYFVGVQFHPEFKSRLGKPSPLFMGLIAASLGQLDA, encoded by the exons ATGATTTTCCTGGATTCATCTCTAGACGGCGTGGATGTGGCCGGCGACGCGGTGAAGGCGGagatcagcggcggcggcgcgtcgaGCTCCGGCCGGCGGCGGGCTAGGGCTAGGGCTAAGGCTACGGCTCCGAGCGGCCCCTTTAGGGTTCTAAGGTGGCGTCGCG ATCCATATTTGAATACTGATGCTGGAACGATATCTCCTGCTGAGCGTGGGGAGGTTTTTCTTTTGAACGATGGCAGCGAG GTCCACATGGATCTTGGAGACTACGAGAGATTCCTGGATGTCGAATTGACGGGAGACAACAACATAACATCTGGCAAGATCTATAAG TCTGTGATAGATAAGGAGAGAAGAGGAGATTATCTAGGGAAAACAGTTCAG ATTGTACCTCACATTACGGATGCAATACAAGAATGGATCAAGCGTGTCGCAATGATTCCTGTTGACGGGAGAGAAGGGCCACCGGATGTTTGTATCATTGAGCTGGGAGGGACAATAG GCGATATTGAGTTGAGACCATTTACTGAAGCTTTGAGCCAGTTCTCATGCCGAGCTG GTCCAAAAAACTTTTGTCTGGTACATGTCAGTCTTGTTCCTGTTATAAACGTGGTAGGAGAACAG AAAACTAAGCCTACCCAATACAGTGTTAGGTGCCTTCAAGACCTTGGATTGACACCAGATCTACTGGCCTGTCGTAGCACAACA CCTCTGGACAAAAATGTCAAAGAGAAGCTTTCACAGTTTTGCAATGTTCCG GTTGAATGCATTATTACTCTACATGatgttccaaatatttggcatctCCCTTCGCTTCTTAAAGTGCGTTAT GGTCATAAAGCTATTTTAAaaatgctaggacttgcatg CTTAGCTATAGAACCTAAGTTGGATGAATGGATGAAAAGGACTATATGTGAGCATCTCCATGATCCA GTCACAATCGCAGTAGTTGTAGAACATCCTTATCATGCCAATGCATACCACTCCGTCTTCGAG GCCATCCGCCATGCGTCGGTTGCTTGCCAGAGAAGGCTTGTTGTCAATTGGTTCCCTGCTTCAGACGTAGAACAAGAGACTGCAGATAAG TCACCAGACCTCCATGATAAGGCATGGAGCCTACTCAAG TGTGCAGATGGAGTCCTAGTTCCAGGAGGCTTTGGTCATGTTGAAGGCAAAATTCTTGCTGCTAAATATGCCAGAGAAAACAATGTCCCATACCTAGGCATATGCTTGGGCATGCAGGTTGCCGTCATAGAGTTTGCACGATCTAATCTTGGCCTGAAGGATGCAAACAGCGGAGAGTTAGATGCTGGCACGAGGCATCCTTGTCTAATCCTAATGCCCGAG AGTTCGGAGACACTTATGCGTGTGGGAACAAAGAGGACTTTCTTCAGAACAATGGACTGTAAAGCTGCTAGGCT ATACGGCAATGCAAAGTACGTGGATGAACGCCAAAGACATAGATATATG GTGAACCCTGAGATGGTTGACAAACTTGAGTGCGCCGGTGTAAGTTTTGTCGGTATGGATGAAACTGGACAGAGAATGGAG
- the LOC136515149 gene encoding prohibitin-2, mitochondrial-like isoform X1, with amino-acid sequence MGSSSDATDSSSNEAGHVIATTIRGRNGLPKQSVTYIAEHVVGTGSFGVVYQVRIGLRVLTRPMPDQLPKIYRNLGENFNERVLPSIIHETLKAVVAQYNASQLITQREAVSREIRKILTERANNFNIALDDVSITSLSFGKEFTHAIEAKQVAAQEAERAKFIVEKAEQDKRSAIIRAQGEAKSAELIGQAIANNPAFLALRQIEAAREISHTMAASSNKVFLDSRDLLLGLQQLNLWGKQKK; translated from the exons ATGGGGTCAAGTTCAGATGCGACTGATAGTTCTAGTAATGAAGCTGGTCATGTAATAGCAACTACAATTCGTGGGCGCAACGGCCTGCCTAAACAG TCTGTCACATACATCGCTGAACATGTGGTTGGAACCGGTTCTTTTGGGGTTGTATATCAG GTGAGAATTGGTCTTCGTGTTCTTACTCGACCCATGCCAGATCAGCTACCTAAAATCTACAGGAACCTGGGGGAGAACTTCAATGAGAGAGTTCTGCCTTCAATCATTCATGAAACACTCAAAGCTGTGGTTGCTCAATACAATGCCAGTCAGCTGATCACACAGAGAGAG GCTGTGAGCAGGGAGATTAGGAAGATTCTGACTGAGAGGGCCAACAACTTCAATATCGCTCTGGATGATGTGTCCATCACAAGCCTCAGCTTTGGAAAAGAGTTTACTCATGCCATTGAAGCCAAACAGGTTGCTGCACAAGAAGCTGAGCGTGCCAAGTTCATTGTTGAGAAGGCCGAGCAGGACAAGCGCAGTGCAATCATCAGGGCACAG GGTGAGGCTAAGAGTGCTGAGCTGATTGGTCAAGCCATTGCGAACAACCCCGCTTTCCTGGCTCTGAGACAGATTGAAGCTGCCAGGGAGATCTCCCACACCATGGCGGCCTCAAGCAACAAGGTGTTTCTTGATTCCAGGGACCTTTTGCTTGGACTCCAGCAACTGAACCTGTGGGGCAAACAAAAGAAGTGA
- the LOC136515149 gene encoding prohibitin-2, mitochondrial-like isoform X2 translates to MGSSSDATDSSSNEAGHVIATTIRGRNGLPKQVRIGLRVLTRPMPDQLPKIYRNLGENFNERVLPSIIHETLKAVVAQYNASQLITQREAVSREIRKILTERANNFNIALDDVSITSLSFGKEFTHAIEAKQVAAQEAERAKFIVEKAEQDKRSAIIRAQGEAKSAELIGQAIANNPAFLALRQIEAAREISHTMAASSNKVFLDSRDLLLGLQQLNLWGKQKK, encoded by the exons ATGGGGTCAAGTTCAGATGCGACTGATAGTTCTAGTAATGAAGCTGGTCATGTAATAGCAACTACAATTCGTGGGCGCAACGGCCTGCCTAAACAG GTGAGAATTGGTCTTCGTGTTCTTACTCGACCCATGCCAGATCAGCTACCTAAAATCTACAGGAACCTGGGGGAGAACTTCAATGAGAGAGTTCTGCCTTCAATCATTCATGAAACACTCAAAGCTGTGGTTGCTCAATACAATGCCAGTCAGCTGATCACACAGAGAGAG GCTGTGAGCAGGGAGATTAGGAAGATTCTGACTGAGAGGGCCAACAACTTCAATATCGCTCTGGATGATGTGTCCATCACAAGCCTCAGCTTTGGAAAAGAGTTTACTCATGCCATTGAAGCCAAACAGGTTGCTGCACAAGAAGCTGAGCGTGCCAAGTTCATTGTTGAGAAGGCCGAGCAGGACAAGCGCAGTGCAATCATCAGGGCACAG GGTGAGGCTAAGAGTGCTGAGCTGATTGGTCAAGCCATTGCGAACAACCCCGCTTTCCTGGCTCTGAGACAGATTGAAGCTGCCAGGGAGATCTCCCACACCATGGCGGCCTCAAGCAACAAGGTGTTTCTTGATTCCAGGGACCTTTTGCTTGGACTCCAGCAACTGAACCTGTGGGGCAAACAAAAGAAGTGA